From the genome of Acidobacteriota bacterium, one region includes:
- a CDS encoding AAA family ATPase — protein sequence MMAKSIRVVTAAAPPDTVEAVFETTTKATSRPGLALTSLRELLAEPDETTDYLVADRIAFGSVNILAGKPKAGKSTAARGLALEAARGGVWLGSACLPRCVWYLALEDKRSEVRRHLRQMGATGSEPVRFLFRQPAHDLIGRLHALAIRERPGLIIVDTLQRLIKADDLNDYSEVTTKLTPILTLARDTGAAVLLVHHAGKSERAGLDSVLGSTALTGSVDNVFILSRTERYRVLSSVQRIGPDLPETVLTLADDGRVEAGPSRHDADVQSVARAFIESLKAGSQLRADLLDTVEARRQIKLEALRRAVASGTIIRSGAGSKVDPHRFALSGDSGSGSQVPSISREPESSLLLFEEKSNVSRTDSGSQVPSVPAVPGEPESEGLCPVCSRDSCEDDPAACARQRSKVFRDVEAVFRPLARVGVQ from the coding sequence ATGATGGCGAAATCGATTCGCGTCGTCACGGCCGCCGCGCCTCCAGACACGGTCGAGGCCGTGTTCGAAACGACCACCAAGGCAACGTCTCGCCCCGGACTTGCGCTCACGTCGCTCCGCGAGCTGCTGGCCGAGCCCGACGAAACTACCGACTACCTTGTGGCCGATCGCATCGCGTTCGGAAGCGTCAACATCCTCGCCGGCAAACCGAAGGCCGGCAAATCGACGGCGGCCCGAGGGTTGGCACTTGAAGCGGCGCGCGGCGGCGTCTGGCTCGGCTCCGCTTGTCTGCCGCGGTGCGTGTGGTACTTGGCGCTCGAAGACAAGCGCAGCGAGGTCCGCCGCCACCTACGGCAGATGGGCGCGACGGGATCGGAACCGGTGCGGTTTCTATTCCGGCAACCGGCCCACGACCTCATCGGACGCCTGCACGCGCTGGCGATCCGCGAACGACCCGGCCTGATCATCGTCGACACCCTCCAGCGCCTCATCAAGGCCGACGATCTCAACGACTACTCCGAAGTCACGACGAAGCTGACGCCCATCCTGACGCTGGCCCGCGACACGGGCGCCGCGGTGCTGCTCGTCCACCATGCCGGGAAATCGGAACGAGCCGGACTCGACAGCGTGCTCGGCTCAACGGCGCTCACCGGCAGCGTCGACAACGTCTTCATCCTCTCGCGCACCGAGCGGTATCGGGTGCTGTCGTCGGTCCAACGCATCGGCCCCGACTTGCCCGAGACCGTGCTCACGCTCGCCGACGACGGCCGCGTCGAAGCCGGCCCGTCCCGCCACGACGCGGACGTTCAGAGCGTCGCCCGCGCGTTCATCGAGTCCTTGAAAGCAGGTTCCCAGTTGCGCGCTGACCTCCTCGACACCGTCGAAGCCCGACGCCAAATCAAGCTCGAAGCCCTCCGTCGAGCCGTCGCCTCGGGAACCATCATCCGTTCGGGCGCCGGCTCGAAGGTCGATCCGCATCGCTTCGCCTTGTCGGGCGATTCCGGTTCTGGTTCCCAGGTTCCCTCTATAAGTCGGGAACCTGAATCCTCTCTTCTTCTCTTTGAAGAAAAATCCAACGTTTCAAGGACGGATTCAGGTTCCCAAGTTCCCTCAGTTCCCGCGGTTCCCGGGGAACCAGAATCGGAGGGTCTTTGCCCTGTGTGCAGCCGCGACTCCTGCGAGGACGATCCTGCGGCCTGCGCCCGACAGCGCTCAAAGGTCTTTCGTGACGTCGAAGCCGTCTTCCGACCGCTGGCAAGGGTCGGCGTCCAGTGA
- a CDS encoding glycoside hydrolase family 3 protein: MSRGLAVFALLAFLLLPAGAQSALDKAAQQWVETTLKKLTVEQLVGQMIFAPLNSTYLSSDTDQYDALVKLVHESHIGGLIAFGGTEPMPNVLLNNTYGPVILGQPLALASLFNRLQSISPLPLLTTSDFEWGVAMRVAGGTKFPRAMAFGAAGDPELAYEAGKVVARESRAIGVHVNFAPVADVNNNPRNPVINIRSFGEDPARVGGLAAGWVRGLQEAGMMATLKHFPGHGDTDVDSHLGLPVVAHPRERLDAVELAPFRDGMAAGAAGVMVAHMEMPAIDPEKRPATFSPIVIGDLLRRQMKFDGVIYTDSMKMAAITKMTSPGEAAVLAVKAGVDAVLDSPDSAAAAAAIVAAVKAGDIPRAQVERSVRRLLETKARLGLHRARTVNLDAAALSVGGRKHEAIAQAVSDRAITLIKDERAMVPMPTPRTGSVMYLSVLDYPSGWRIAAPSRTMIPELRARWAATEAFEISDRTTASELDMVRALAAKYDAVVAGIFVRASSGSGRLDLAPQLERFLQDLARATERRQQPFVSVLFGNPYTAMGMPEAPAVMLTYDFSDGAERAAVKALAGEIPIGGKLPIALLPMFPLGHGLTR, encoded by the coding sequence ATGTCCCGAGGGTTGGCGGTCTTTGCGTTGCTCGCGTTCCTTCTTTTGCCTGCGGGCGCGCAGTCGGCACTCGACAAGGCCGCCCAGCAGTGGGTCGAGACCACCCTCAAGAAGCTGACCGTCGAGCAGTTGGTGGGGCAGATGATCTTCGCGCCCTTGAACTCGACCTACCTCAGTAGCGACACCGACCAGTACGACGCGCTGGTCAAGCTGGTGCACGAATCGCACATCGGTGGACTGATTGCCTTTGGCGGCACCGAGCCCATGCCGAACGTGCTGCTGAACAATACCTATGGCCCGGTGATTCTCGGCCAGCCGCTCGCACTGGCGTCGTTGTTCAACCGCCTGCAGTCGATCTCGCCGCTGCCGCTGCTCACCACCTCCGACTTCGAGTGGGGCGTGGCCATGCGTGTCGCCGGCGGGACGAAGTTCCCGCGCGCCATGGCCTTCGGCGCCGCCGGCGATCCCGAGCTGGCCTACGAGGCCGGCAAGGTGGTGGCCCGTGAAAGCCGGGCGATTGGCGTGCACGTCAACTTCGCGCCGGTCGCCGACGTGAACAACAACCCGCGCAACCCGGTCATCAACATCCGCTCGTTCGGCGAGGATCCCGCCCGCGTCGGCGGCCTTGCGGCCGGGTGGGTGAGGGGCCTCCAGGAAGCCGGCATGATGGCGACCCTGAAACACTTTCCCGGCCACGGCGACACCGATGTTGATTCGCACCTCGGCCTGCCGGTGGTGGCGCATCCGCGCGAGCGGCTCGACGCAGTGGAGTTGGCCCCGTTCCGCGACGGCATGGCCGCCGGCGCCGCTGGCGTGATGGTCGCGCACATGGAGATGCCGGCCATCGATCCCGAGAAGCGCCCGGCCACGTTCAGCCCCATCGTGATCGGCGACCTGCTGCGACGGCAGATGAAGTTCGACGGCGTGATCTACACCGACTCCATGAAGATGGCGGCGATCACGAAGATGACGTCGCCCGGCGAGGCGGCCGTGCTGGCCGTCAAGGCCGGGGTGGATGCCGTGCTCGACTCACCCGACTCGGCGGCCGCGGCCGCCGCGATTGTGGCTGCGGTCAAGGCAGGCGACATCCCGCGCGCGCAGGTCGAGCGTTCGGTGCGCCGCCTGCTCGAAACCAAGGCACGGCTGGGCCTGCACCGCGCCCGCACCGTCAACCTCGATGCGGCGGCGCTGTCGGTCGGCGGGCGCAAGCACGAGGCGATCGCCCAGGCCGTGAGCGACCGTGCGATCACGCTGATCAAGGACGAGCGCGCCATGGTGCCCATGCCGACACCGCGCACCGGATCGGTGATGTACCTGTCGGTACTCGACTATCCCTCGGGCTGGCGCATTGCCGCGCCGAGCCGGACGATGATCCCGGAGCTGCGCGCGCGGTGGGCGGCGACCGAAGCGTTCGAGATTTCGGATCGGACGACTGCGTCCGAGCTCGACATGGTCCGCGCGCTGGCCGCGAAGTACGACGCCGTGGTGGCCGGCATCTTCGTGCGCGCTTCGTCGGGCAGCGGCCGGCTCGACCTGGCGCCGCAGCTCGAGCGGTTCCTGCAGGACCTCGCGCGCGCCACCGAGCGGCGCCAGCAGCCGTTCGTGTCGGTATTGTTTGGCAATCCGTACACCGCCATGGGCATGCCCGAGGCGCCGGCGGTGATGCTGACCTACGACTTCTCGGACGGTGCCGAACGCGCCGCGGTCAAGGCGCTGGCGGGGGAGATCCCGATCGGCGGCAAGCTCCCGATTGCCCTGCTGCCGATGTTCCCGCTGGGGCACGGGCTAACGCGCTGA
- a CDS encoding site-specific integrase, with protein sequence MKPKRHQNKGLRKHCDCPRRAWAKCQHAWHFNFQPRGGQGYRFSLDKHFNRHIDSKTEAEDLAADLRKQIRAGTFGQPMPLQAMTMQQLADVYYERHVQVKCAANQAAHRYQLDAICKTTVRRPTEGSAPLGEWRVSDIVTDTIERFREVRAAGGSGPVAINRYLETLRSVFNFAVRVGYVAASPFKRGTETVVKFEDEAPRTRRLRDGEEKRLLAACGLHLRACVEAALETGMRLGEILSLQWVQVEGMRVDENDNTQVSWAPRAELFLPKSKTKTKRDRRIPISTRLRSILELRRLDPAGKPLASDKFVFGNAVGEQVQSPRRAWYTAVLKAHGHEPTYAKGANLDADSRAALRTIDLHFHDLRREAGSRWMDAGVPLATIQRWLGHSNVSQTSVYLAGSSSSEHDHMRRFEERRDACNGLATDAGSQGYGTPPAATRLDEKASKTAEGYEPTIM encoded by the coding sequence ATGAAACCGAAACGACACCAGAACAAGGGGCTGCGCAAGCATTGCGACTGCCCACGGCGAGCGTGGGCGAAGTGCCAGCACGCTTGGCACTTCAACTTTCAACCGAGAGGCGGGCAGGGCTACCGCTTCTCGCTCGACAAGCACTTCAACCGCCACATCGACAGCAAGACGGAAGCGGAGGATCTCGCTGCCGATCTGCGGAAGCAGATTCGGGCCGGGACGTTCGGACAGCCGATGCCACTGCAGGCGATGACGATGCAGCAGTTGGCGGACGTCTACTACGAGCGGCACGTGCAGGTGAAGTGCGCCGCGAATCAGGCGGCGCATCGCTACCAGCTCGACGCGATTTGCAAGACCACCGTGCGCCGCCCGACGGAGGGCAGCGCGCCGCTCGGCGAGTGGCGCGTGTCGGACATCGTGACCGACACGATAGAGCGGTTCCGCGAAGTCCGCGCCGCGGGCGGCAGCGGGCCGGTCGCCATCAATCGTTACCTAGAGACGTTGCGGAGTGTCTTCAACTTCGCGGTGCGCGTCGGCTACGTCGCGGCCAGTCCGTTCAAGCGCGGCACCGAGACCGTCGTCAAGTTCGAGGACGAAGCGCCGCGCACGAGACGCCTCAGGGATGGCGAGGAGAAGCGGCTGCTCGCGGCCTGCGGTCTGCACCTGCGCGCATGCGTCGAGGCCGCGCTGGAGACCGGCATGCGCCTCGGCGAGATCCTTTCGTTGCAGTGGGTGCAGGTTGAGGGCATGCGTGTTGATGAAAATGACAACACGCAGGTCTCTTGGGCGCCGCGTGCTGAACTCTTCCTACCGAAGTCGAAGACGAAGACGAAGCGCGACCGGCGCATTCCAATCTCGACGCGCCTCCGGAGCATCCTCGAACTTCGCCGCCTAGACCCGGCGGGCAAGCCGTTGGCGTCTGACAAGTTCGTCTTCGGGAACGCGGTCGGCGAGCAGGTGCAGAGCCCGCGGCGAGCGTGGTATACGGCCGTCCTGAAGGCGCATGGTCACGAGCCCACGTATGCGAAAGGCGCAAACCTCGACGCGGATTCTCGCGCCGCGCTCCGGACGATCGACCTGCACTTTCACGATCTCCGGCGCGAAGCCGGGAGCCGATGGATGGATGCTGGCGTGCCGCTCGCGACTATCCAGCGGTGGCTCGGCCACTCGAACGTTAGCCAGACCAGCGTCTACCTCGCAGGCTCGTCGTCCAGCGAACACGACCACATGCGACGGTTCGAGGAGCGCCGGGACGCTTGCAACGGGCTTGCAACGGATGCAGGATCACAGGGGTATGGGACGCCACCAGCGGCCACGCGGCTGGACGAAAAGGCCAGCAAAACCGCAGAAGGCTACGAACCAACCATCATGTAG
- a CDS encoding sulfatase-like hydrolase/transferase, producing MKPLIPLLVLVTLSTAALFAQAPAARHDRPSVVLIITDDAGYGDFGSYGAPDIRTPNIDSLAKTGTRFTDFYANASTCTPTRAGLISGRYQQRFAMERPLSIPRVDGEFGLPATAHSLPRLLANHGYATGLVGKWHLGYKPEFSPGAHGFGYFFGLKAGYGDYYQHTDSDGHPDLYENEAPVKVAGYMTDLITERSLKFIADRAAQPFFLEVAYTAPHWPYQVPDLPSVAIDNSRHVMPYDEKPDTRADYVKMVERVDRGVGEILAALDQLGLSRNTIVIFTNDNGGEWLSRNAPLTHRKFTLWEGGIRVPTLIRWPGRVPAGRVTPQVGITMDLSASILAATGSPVPAEARLDGINLFPILEGRTPVVERSLFWRVQTGGLDQRAVRNGDMKLLIDGTSRYLLFNVRKDLGEHDDLSQQQPAVVRRLRQQLLEWEKDVDTEAKAGGSAR from the coding sequence ATGAAGCCGCTGATCCCGCTCCTTGTCTTGGTCACGCTCTCTACGGCTGCGCTGTTCGCGCAGGCCCCGGCCGCCCGTCACGATCGACCGAGCGTCGTCCTGATCATTACCGACGATGCGGGGTATGGGGATTTTGGGAGCTACGGGGCGCCTGATATCAGGACGCCGAACATCGACAGCCTCGCCAAGACCGGCACGCGCTTCACCGACTTCTATGCCAATGCCTCGACCTGCACGCCGACCCGTGCCGGGTTGATCAGCGGGCGGTATCAACAACGGTTCGCCATGGAACGTCCGCTCAGCATCCCGCGGGTTGACGGCGAGTTTGGGTTGCCGGCCACCGCGCATTCATTGCCCCGGCTGCTGGCCAACCACGGCTACGCCACGGGGCTCGTCGGGAAGTGGCACCTCGGCTACAAGCCGGAATTCAGCCCCGGCGCCCATGGCTTCGGCTATTTCTTCGGGTTGAAGGCCGGTTACGGCGACTACTACCAGCACACCGACAGCGATGGCCATCCCGACCTGTACGAGAACGAAGCGCCCGTGAAGGTGGCCGGCTACATGACCGACCTCATCACCGAGCGCTCCCTGAAGTTCATCGCTGACCGCGCCGCGCAGCCGTTCTTCCTCGAGGTGGCGTACACCGCGCCCCACTGGCCGTATCAAGTTCCCGACCTTCCGTCGGTCGCGATCGACAACTCGCGGCACGTGATGCCGTATGACGAGAAGCCGGACACACGCGCCGACTACGTGAAGATGGTCGAGCGAGTTGACCGCGGCGTGGGCGAGATCCTGGCGGCGCTCGACCAGCTTGGGCTGAGCCGCAATACCATCGTGATCTTCACCAACGACAACGGCGGCGAGTGGCTGTCGCGCAACGCGCCGCTGACGCATCGCAAGTTCACGCTGTGGGAGGGCGGCATTCGCGTGCCGACACTGATCCGCTGGCCCGGCCGCGTGCCCGCCGGCCGCGTGACGCCGCAGGTGGGCATCACCATGGACCTGAGCGCGTCGATTCTCGCGGCCACGGGGTCACCGGTGCCGGCCGAGGCCAGGCTCGATGGCATCAACCTGTTTCCCATTCTCGAAGGCCGCACGCCCGTGGTCGAACGCAGCCTGTTCTGGCGTGTCCAAACCGGCGGACTCGATCAGCGCGCGGTGCGAAACGGCGACATGAAGCTGCTGATCGACGGCACGTCCCGGTACCTGCTGTTCAACGTGCGCAAGGATCTCGGTGAACACGACGACCTGTCCCAGCAACAACCGGCCGTGGTCCGGCGCCTGCGTCAGCAACTGCTGGAGTGGGAAAAGGACGTGGACACCGAGGCCAAGGCCGGCGGCTCAGCGCGTTAG
- a CDS encoding helix-turn-helix domain-containing protein — protein MPAPDRPLTPWLTVAEAATRARVGRKTIYREIAAGRLRAAVVGGRRDFRLLDAWVDEWLMQSSEPAEILRPLREARH, from the coding sequence GTGCCCGCGCCTGACCGTCCACTCACGCCGTGGCTCACGGTCGCAGAGGCCGCCACCCGTGCTCGAGTCGGCCGCAAGACGATCTACAGGGAGATTGCCGCAGGTAGGTTGCGCGCCGCGGTCGTCGGCGGACGCCGCGACTTCCGTCTACTCGACGCCTGGGTCGATGAATGGCTGATGCAGTCGAGCGAGCCCGCCGAGATCCTGCGCCCGCTCCGCGAGGCACGACATTGA
- a CDS encoding pyrroloquinoline quinone-dependent dehydrogenase, translated as MLQHRLIAALCFTALLVAAPRAQQWPHYAGDQAASHYSPLDQITAANVGSLQVAWEWKPGEKVLPEFGTRPGAFQNTPLMIDGVLYVSTPYNQVAALDAASGKQLWRYDPKAYEDGQPPNGQGFAHRGVAAWRDPSTALGASSGGALRIFINARYKLIQLDAKTGLPVEGFGTAGVVDLSEGLVWAINKKHYTNTSPPIVFKNLIIVGNGVGDRLTYKNDPPGDVRAFDARSGKLVWKFNTIPQRGEFGNNTWDAGSWQFTGHTNVWAPMSVDEARGLLYLPVSTPSNDYYGGRRPGQNLFAESLVCLDANTGVRKWHFQIVHHGLWDYDPASAPNLVTITVAGQRIDAVVQLTKQGWAFVFDRVTGRPVWPIEERAVPRSDVPGEASWPTQPFPTKPPAFESQGVTVDDAFDLTPELQTKAQAELMKYRLGPIYTPPSLQGTVVLPGVWGGANWGGGAFDPATGRLFVKTSRSPSIFKLEPFNKAGQQADRFDEVDAEYVQRSPSSFVDGVPILKPPYAHLVAIDLNRGEIAWKVPFGDAPELRNVPALKGVALPDRLGAIGPPGAIVTKGGLVFVGGNDMALSAFDKVTGREVWRHVLPRQATATPMTYLAADGRQFVLIATGRGEDTALVAFAMPK; from the coding sequence ATGCTTCAGCATCGCCTGATCGCTGCCCTCTGTTTCACGGCCCTTCTGGTAGCGGCCCCGCGCGCTCAACAGTGGCCGCACTACGCCGGCGACCAGGCGGCGTCGCACTACTCGCCGCTCGATCAGATCACGGCCGCCAACGTCGGCTCGCTCCAGGTGGCGTGGGAGTGGAAACCGGGCGAGAAGGTCCTCCCTGAGTTTGGGACGCGGCCCGGCGCCTTCCAGAACACGCCATTGATGATCGACGGCGTGCTCTACGTCAGCACGCCCTACAACCAGGTCGCGGCGCTCGATGCAGCGAGCGGCAAGCAGTTGTGGCGGTACGATCCCAAGGCCTACGAAGACGGACAGCCGCCGAATGGACAGGGCTTTGCGCATCGCGGCGTCGCCGCGTGGCGGGATCCCTCGACTGCGCTCGGGGCAAGTTCCGGCGGCGCGCTGCGCATCTTCATCAACGCGCGGTACAAGCTGATCCAACTCGACGCGAAGACGGGGTTGCCGGTCGAGGGCTTTGGCACCGCCGGCGTCGTCGATCTGAGCGAGGGCCTGGTCTGGGCCATCAACAAGAAGCACTACACCAACACCTCCCCACCGATCGTCTTCAAGAATTTGATCATCGTCGGCAACGGCGTCGGCGATCGGTTGACCTACAAAAACGATCCGCCGGGCGACGTGCGGGCATTCGACGCACGGAGCGGGAAGTTGGTGTGGAAGTTCAACACCATTCCGCAGCGTGGCGAGTTCGGCAACAACACCTGGGACGCCGGCTCGTGGCAGTTCACCGGTCACACCAACGTGTGGGCGCCCATGAGCGTGGACGAAGCGCGCGGCCTGCTCTACCTGCCGGTCAGCACGCCAAGCAACGATTACTACGGCGGCCGCCGGCCCGGGCAGAACCTGTTCGCCGAATCGCTGGTGTGTCTCGACGCCAACACCGGCGTGCGCAAGTGGCACTTCCAGATCGTGCATCACGGCTTATGGGACTACGACCCCGCATCCGCGCCGAACCTGGTCACGATCACCGTCGCCGGCCAGCGCATCGACGCGGTAGTGCAGCTCACCAAGCAGGGCTGGGCGTTCGTCTTCGACCGCGTGACCGGCCGGCCGGTGTGGCCGATCGAAGAGCGCGCGGTGCCGCGCAGCGACGTGCCCGGCGAGGCCTCGTGGCCGACGCAGCCGTTCCCCACCAAGCCGCCTGCGTTCGAATCGCAGGGTGTCACCGTGGACGATGCGTTTGACCTGACGCCGGAGTTGCAGACGAAGGCGCAGGCGGAGCTGATGAAGTATCGGCTCGGCCCCATCTACACGCCGCCGTCGCTGCAGGGCACGGTGGTCCTGCCGGGCGTGTGGGGCGGCGCCAACTGGGGCGGCGGCGCGTTCGATCCCGCCACCGGCCGCCTGTTCGTGAAGACCTCGCGCAGCCCGAGCATCTTCAAGCTGGAACCGTTCAATAAGGCGGGCCAGCAGGCCGATCGCTTCGACGAAGTGGATGCCGAGTACGTGCAGCGCAGCCCCTCGTCGTTCGTGGACGGCGTGCCGATCCTGAAGCCGCCGTATGCGCACCTGGTTGCGATCGACCTCAATCGCGGCGAGATCGCCTGGAAAGTGCCGTTCGGCGACGCGCCCGAGCTGCGCAACGTACCCGCGCTCAAGGGCGTGGCGCTGCCGGATCGCCTTGGTGCCATCGGCCCTCCCGGCGCCATCGTCACCAAGGGTGGGCTGGTGTTCGTCGGCGGCAACGACATGGCGCTGTCGGCGTTCGACAAGGTGACGGGACGCGAGGTGTGGCGCCACGTGCTGCCGCGCCAGGCGACGGCCACGCCGATGACGTATCTGGCGGCCGATGGCCGGCAGTTCGTGCTGATTGCGACCGGCCGCGGCGAAGACACCGCCCTCGTCGCCTTCGCCATGCCCAAATAA
- a CDS encoding molybdenum cofactor biosynthesis protein B, protein MSSTEHKALAPERARVFVLTVSDTRTDDTDTAGRAIIELLLAAGHQVAGKAIEPDEPARVAELVRQQTAIGDVDAIITTGGTGLTSRDSTFEAIDALLHKRLPGFGELFRMLSYHDIGAAAMLSRACAGTIGRVIVISLPGSESAVRLAMNKLVVPELGHMIQQAQK, encoded by the coding sequence GTGAGCAGCACCGAACACAAGGCCCTGGCCCCCGAGAGGGCCCGGGTCTTCGTCCTGACCGTCAGCGACACCCGGACCGACGACACCGACACCGCCGGCCGCGCCATCATCGAACTGCTGCTCGCGGCGGGGCACCAGGTGGCGGGCAAGGCGATCGAGCCGGATGAACCAGCGCGGGTCGCGGAACTGGTTCGCCAGCAGACGGCGATCGGCGACGTTGACGCTATCATCACGACGGGCGGCACCGGCCTGACCAGCCGCGACAGCACCTTCGAGGCCATCGACGCGCTGCTGCACAAGCGGTTACCCGGCTTCGGGGAGCTGTTCCGCATGCTCAGCTACCACGACATCGGCGCCGCCGCGATGCTGAGCCGCGCCTGCGCCGGCACCATCGGCCGCGTCATCGTAATTTCGCTGCCTGGATCGGAGAGCGCGGTCCGCCTCGCCATGAACAAGCTCGTCGTTCCGGAGCTCGGACACATGATTCAGCAGGCACAGAAGTAA
- the tadA gene encoding tRNA adenosine(34) deaminase TadA, protein MDHEHFMRLALAQAARAREQGEVPVGAVLVLDAAVIGAGYNQPITAHDPTAHAEVVALRAAAASLQNYRLPDSTMYVTVEPCLMCVGAMVHARVGTVVFGATEPRSGAIVSMTSAHEFGGLNHRLAATGGVLEDECRAIIQEFFRERRTAIRQD, encoded by the coding sequence ATGGACCATGAGCACTTCATGCGCCTCGCGCTGGCCCAGGCGGCGCGGGCGCGCGAACAGGGCGAAGTGCCCGTCGGCGCCGTCCTGGTTCTCGACGCCGCGGTGATTGGCGCCGGCTACAACCAGCCGATCACGGCCCACGATCCCACCGCCCACGCTGAAGTCGTCGCCCTGCGCGCCGCGGCCGCGTCCCTCCAGAACTACCGCCTCCCAGATTCAACGATGTATGTCACGGTGGAGCCGTGCCTGATGTGTGTCGGCGCCATGGTCCATGCGCGCGTCGGCACGGTGGTCTTCGGCGCCACCGAACCCAGGTCCGGCGCGATTGTCTCTATGACGAGCGCGCACGAGTTCGGCGGACTCAACCATCGCCTGGCGGCGACGGGCGGGGTGCTCGAAGACGAGTGCCGCGCCATCATCCAGGAATTCTTCAGGGAAAGACGGACGGCGATCAGGCAAGATTAG